A single region of the Ictalurus punctatus breed USDA103 chromosome 17, Coco_2.0, whole genome shotgun sequence genome encodes:
- the nrip1a gene encoding nuclear receptor-interacting protein 1: MTHGEETGPETHQDSAVLTYLEGLLMHRVAGAQSATATQQSEAEKGNEEQRNKETPGLTLPKHSAQQEQDKTTPQGGSTHHVKKARLLRSEVWTEHESQVRQMSMPSSELNGRKQEHCGGLNGALQCKGESTLLASLLQNFSTRLQNVALSQQIVQNLTPQKASSSGSNPNKEDKIPEHGHGSDGSGLRLAGNSTMQNNSSTQMYHHRQPSQERLSKSPGALQCSARSSSSESLHCTERLKAVASLINIRSSPAPSPKPSVACSQLALLLSSEAHLQQYSREHALKAQLAGRSASERLAAIATQQIQEKKQPTISQTNNDGLSSLQTKNGIPSQMPTSSSRQSQSLRTGQSRSVGSVRRTHPFRERRPFERHGRPSQNCSSLLLQLLNSHNTPQRLISQDHLKEDVSVFSSRGSPMFSDSEHSNSNSLPKDSSDAESTRSSCSPIDLSLKNKVNISTPLFSSSSPALDKVTESLKTRWTSESPTLKLPTEPKELHACSEIKPHHKVTLLELLLDQKHIEKTNKAPDNPDLQPKILPKVSSASTSNHALFYPGQCKDTREPSPNCRMNTRSPKLLPTFSQGRDCNIRASPYSVYNSPHTQSVPLDLCKNKPLASGSSVKEGAFSASKLLQNLAQCGKQNAASSPTPKAPLPPVKRQAEEFRTSKSSTLLEKLAVPVQKNNTPHVKSVNSLVAESTQHNSEIENLLERRTVLQLLLGNKSQKEKAGNKRKGESRKQENHSKSHNALNRTSTDLAVKTEPLEDEMCDDEKVPNQWQNKLAESHRQSPHALNQGSIKQEPLPPVAVPRDGLLCHLLHQKPRNLKPNFLAHSNQGCIKEEPVDHHQGPTIPKKRKFSVKPEDHVKVTQQRMCNSSGSQKGDSDCSTSAIPESQESSHPSSPPHADSPPAKFPPCESLRNDNSGFNVLKQLLLSDNCLKELSQSRGTFNSLERPVQNGSTIKEPCNNGELQSFHQTLNQGKSPSATAGINRVESRSDVQQDSSRSKRDLTGFVNGDKTKDCHLDSPRLTKANPILYYMLQRSNAHLVRDRVELEAKSGPRRVQIKEKDESEAFDLKVHLQQNPHHNGTHSCDSPHLNGSLKKS, translated from the coding sequence ATGACTCATGGGGAAGAGACTGGCCCTGAGACACACCAGGATTCTGCTGTTCTAACATATCTGGAAGGCTTACTCATGCATCGGGTAGCAGGAGCACAAAGTGCCACAGCAACACAACAGAGTGAGGCTGAAAAAGGCAACGAGGAGCAGAGGAACAAAGAGACACCAGGGCTTACATTGCCAAAGCATAGCGCTCAGCAGGAACAGGACAAAACAACTCCCCAAGGAGGGTCAACACATCATGTGAAAAAAGCTCGGTTGCTTCGCTCTGAAGTCTGGACTGAACATGAGAGCCAAGTGCGACAAATGTCCATGCCTTCTTCTGAGCTCAATGGGAGAAAACAGGAACACTGTGGTGGCCTGAATGGTGCACTGCAATGTAAAGGAGAGAGCACATTGCTGGCAAGTCTGCTTCAAAACTTCAGCACAAGGCTCCAAAATGTGGCCCTGTCACAGCAGATTGTACAAAACTTGACACCACAGAAGGCATCCAGTTCAGGCAGTAACCCCAATAAAGAGGACAAGATACCAGAGCATGGCCATGGATCTGATGGATCTGGTCTACGTTTGGCCGGAAACAGTACGATGCAGAACAATTCCAGCACTCAGATGTACCACCACCGACAACCCAGCCAGGAAAGGTTATCAAAGTCTCCAGGAGCATTACAGTGCAGTGCTCGGTCCTCCTCGTCAGAATCCCTTCATTGCACTGAGCGTCTAAAAGCTGTAGCCAGTCTAATAAATATCAGGTCGAGTCCGGCTCCTTCGCCAAAACCCAGTGTGGCCTGCAGTCAGCTGGCCTTGCTGCTTTCGAGTGAGGCTCACCTGCAGCAGTATTCCAGAGAACATGCACTTAAAGCTCAACTAGCTGGGCGATCTGCCAGTGAAAGGCTTGCAGCCATTGCCACACAGCAAATTCAAGAAAAGAAACAGCCTACAATATCTCAGACGAACAATGATGGACTAAGTTCCTTACAGACCAAAAACGGGATACCTTCTCAAATGCCAACAAGCTCTAGCAGACAAAGTCAAAGCCTACGTACAGGACAAAGTAGGTCGGTGGGTTCAGTGCGGAGAACACATCCCTTCAGGGAGCGCAGACCTTTTGAAAGGCATGGCAGGCCTTCACAGAACTGCAGCAGTCTGCTTCTTCAACTTCTCAACAGCCACAACACACCACAGAGACTTATTTCTCAGGATCACCTGAAGGAGGACGTCAGCGTCTTTTCAAGTCGGGGGTCTCCTATGTTCTCGGACAGCGAACACTCAAATTCCAACAGTCTACCGAAAGATAGCAGTGACGCTGAGAGTACTCGCTCCAGTTGCTCTCCTATCGACCTCTCTTTGAAGAACAAAGTGAACATCTCAACACCactcttttcttcatcttcacctGCACTAGACAAGGTCACAGAGTCTCTGAAAACCAGGTGGACATCAGAGAGTCCAACTTTAAAATTACCTACAGAACCCAAAGAGTTACACGCTTGTTCCGAGATTAAACCCCACCACAAGGTTACCCTTTTGGAATTGCTCCTTGATCAAAAACACATCGAGAAGACAAACAAAGCCCCTGATAATCCAGATTTGCAGCCTAAGATCCTACCTAAGGTCAGTAGTGCATCAACAAGTAATCACGCACTTTTTTATCCAGGTCAGTGTAAGGATACAAGAGAGCCTAGCCCTAACTGTAGAATGAATACCAGAAGTCCTAAATTACTGCCAACATTTTCCCAAGGCAGAGATTGTAACATCCGTGCATCTCCTTACAGTGTTTATAACTCTCCTCATACACAGTCAGTACCCTTGGATCTGTGTAAGAATAAACCACTTGCAAGTGGTTCAAGTGTCAAAGAAGGAGCTTTTAGTGCTAGTAAACTGTTACAAAATTTAGCTCAGTGCGGAAAACAAAATGCTGCCAGCTCCCCCACACCGAAAGCTCCTCTGCCTCCAGTCAAAAGACAAGCCGAAGAGTTTAGAACTTCAAAGTCTTCAACTTTGTTAGAAAAGCTTGCTGTACCAGTTCAGAAAAACAACACCCCTCATGTGAAATCGGTAAACTCTCTTGTGGCAGAATCTACACAACATAATTCAGAGATTGAAAATCTCCTTGAGAGGCGTACAGTCCTACAGCTTCTTTTGGGGAATAAAtctcaaaaagaaaaagctggCAATAAGAGAAAGGGAGAATCCAGAAAGCAAGAAAATCATTCAAAATCCCACAATGCGTTGAACCGAACCTCAACAGATCTCGCAGTCAAAACCGAGCCTCTAGAAGATGAAATGTGTGATGATGAAAAAGTACCAAATCAATGGCAAAACAAATTAGCAGAGTCACACAGGCAGAGTCCCCACGCTCTCAATCAGGGAAGTATAAAGCAAGAGCCACTTCCCCCAGTGGCTGTCCCTAGAGATGGTCTTCTTTGTCATCTCCTCCATCAGAAGCCCAGAAACCTAAAGCCAAACTTTTTAGCGCACTCAAATCAGGGATGCATTAAAGAGGAACCAGTAGATCATCACCAGGGACCAACCATCCCTAAGAAGAGGAAATTTTCAGTTAAACCAGAGGACCATGTTAAAGTGACCCAGCAGAGAATGTGTAATAGTTCTGGCAGCCAAAAGGGTGATAGCGATTGCTCAACCTCTGCAATTCCAGAGTCTCAAGAATCAAGTCACCCATCCAGCCCACCGCATGCAGACAGTCCGCCAGCTAAGTTTCCACCGTGTGAATCGCTGCGTAACGACAATAGCGGATTCAATGTCCTGAAGCAGCTACTTCTTTCAGACAACTGTTTGAAGGAACTGTCTCAGTCAAGGGGTACATTTAATTCGCTGGAACGTCCAGTCCAAAATGGGAGTACAATCAAAGAACCATGTAACAACGGTGAGCTTCAAAGCTTTCACCAGACCTTGAACCAGGGCAAGTCACCTTCAGCAACAGCAGGAATAAACAGAGTAGAGTCTCGTTCCGATGTTCAGCAGGATTCGTCCAGGTCAAAACGTGACCTGACTGGTTTTGTGAACGGTGATAAAACAAAAGACTGCCACCTGGATTCTCCACGATTGACTAAAGCTAACCCtattttgtattatatgctcCAGAGGAGCAATGCACATTTGGTTAGGGACAGAGTGGAGCTTGAAGCCAAGTCAGGACCTCGCAGAGTGCAGATTAAAGAGAAAGATGAGTCTGAGGCCTTTGACCTCAAAGTACACTTACAACAAAACCCACATCACAACGGGACTCATAGCTGTGACTCACCACATCTCAACGGGTCGCTCAAGAAGTCATGA